TATCCACTCTTTATTTTCATCCAGTACTCTAAAGCGTGGGAACAAGACCTTAGACTCGTCCTCCTCGTCTTCTTCCTCCTGTGGGGCAACCGCTTGCCCATAATGAGCAACACTTGCTCCAGTTAAACTGCCTCTGCTGATTCCTGTAAGGTAATTCCCATAGTTATCCGCAAAGCGATTTAACGTCTGGAATAATTCATAGCCAATCGGAAACCTTACCACCGTCTTATTTCCGTCTTCTATCATTTGAATTTTATCTTTATTATAGGTTTTATTGGCTTCCAAGACATGCTCTTCCACCGCTTCATAGCTTAAATCAAAATTGCTGATTTTTAATCCGCCTCCGACTTTTACCTCTGCGATCTGATTTTCAGGAATTGCAATGCCTTTCTTCCCACTGTCAAACGTATAAATCCAGTCCTCTCCGTTTTGAGGATCTTTTACTTCTGCGTCAATCTTATAACGATAGGTATCTGACGATACATAAATATTCTTTCCACCTAGTTTCATCCCCAAAGAAGCATTGGTTTTGTCATTATATAAATAGACAATACCCGATTGGACTTTTGTTTCGTCGCCCGTAACCAAATGAACTTGTCCGGTTTTGCTACCGTCAAAAACCAAAGTTTGAGCAGATTCACTCTTGCTGATTCGCTTTGACCACTGAGTCAGGAAGTACGTTTCCTGATCTTTTTGGCTGTACGAAAAGAAATCATACTTTCCTTCTTCCGCATACACCACCGGAGCAGCCTCTTTGTTTGGATTTAATTCATTAGTTATGCCAATGTTGATACCCTCTTGATCCACAACTGTAGCATAGTAGGCCACATTGAAAAGTTCATTGCCCCCTTTATTAAAAGTTCCAAACTTGACAGGCTGGGTATTCTCTCCGGTGATTTCGAATTCACCAGGTCCTTCTAGTTGCTCTTGATAGATAAACAAGGCGCTTCCGCTTTTCACCTCTTCACAATCAAAAGTACCGGTAATCACAACATAAATATTGCTTAAATCTTTTCCTAAAGTGCCTGAAATTCTGGCTATCCCCAGTTGATTCGTCTTCCCTGTATAAACCCGGTCATAGTCCTGATGTTCCACATCTTTTACATAAACATTGACAAAAGCATTGACACTGGCGTTGCCATCCGGATCTTTTACCTTTAGTAAAATACCGCTTTTCACCTCATTTATGACTTGAATGGTCAGGGTATCTTTTTGTTTCAGCTCTCCATCTTTAAAGGCTGCCGCAATCAACTCATGGGTGCCATTTTCAAAATTTCTGGTATCCCACTCCATTGAAAATCTTGAATAATCTTCTGTCTCTGCTATTCCAATCAAAGATTGTTCGTCCATGTTGTCTAAATAAAACTTTACCTGATCAATTTCTTCCTGCTCGTTTAAAATGTTGGCTTTTATTTGGACCTCACCCTTTAAATAGTCATTCCGCTTCAGCCCATCTATTTTAATAACCGATTCAATATTGGTAGCCGGATTTGTCGCCGCATACATATCTAACTTTCCGTATCCGGTTTTCTCATCCCAGCCATCATCTTCGAGATCTACGGCAGTTTGAAGCAAGGCTTCCTTTATGGCATCGGCATTTGCTTCCGGATGTATAATTTTATAAACTGCTGCTACCCCTGCCGTATAGGGGCACGAAAAAGAAGTGCCGTTAAACTGGGCATAATAGCCGTCTTCTTCATTGCCGAAGGCGGCCTCTTTGGCAATAGATGTAGAATAAATCTGCACCCCAGGGGCCATAATATCCAGCTCTTGTCCATAATTGGAAAAAGCAGCGATACTGTCATCGGGGCCGACCGCACCAACAGTAAGAACCCCTGAATACGCTGCCGGATAAAAGTTACTGCCATCCTTGCCGTCATTTCCAGCAGCTGCCACGACCAACACGCCGTTATCTTGTGCATATTTCACGGCATTGGCCATGGTTTGGCTGTATCCTTCCCCACCCAGGCTTAAACTGATAATATCGGCCTGCTGGTCTGCCGCATAGCGAATGCCCTCTGAAATTTCAAATACATTACCTTCGCCATCATCATTCATGACCTTAACCGCTAAAACTTTAACATCTAAGTTTCCTGCCAGTCCGGAGACGCCAATCCCATTATTATAAGTGGCTGTAATGACACCAGATGCAAATGTTCCATGGCCATTATCATCCATAATTCCATAATTGTTCGGGTAATGACTTCCGTCCTTCCTTTCCTTTACAAAATTTTTACCCTCCAGAATTTTGCTGTCCAAATCCGGATGGCTATAATCTACGCCCGTGTCTAACACGGCAACAACGGCCTCTCCCGGAGTATCGCCGATTTTATCCCATGCTTCAAAGGCGTTTATATCTTTCAACGCCCACTGATAATCAATATATTTATCCTTTAAGGTATCCGTTTCCGGCTCTTCATTATCTTCACAAATCTCTAAAATTAGATTAGGCTCAATGTATTCAATCTGTCCATCTTTTTCCAAATCTTCGATGGTCTCATTGACATCTTCATCAGACCCTACTTCGCATAAAATGACTTCCTCTGCATCCACTTCGTCTGCAGAAAAGAACAAGCGGTTTAAAATCCCCTGGCTCTTGACTGTTTCATACTTAACAATCAATTCCCCTTCAAAACTTTCATCTATTCCATATTTTTCACACAGATTTTCTTCATTTCCCTCATCTGCATAGGCCGTTTCCGGCATGCTGGAAAATAAAGTTACAAATCCAATGCATATTATTAACATCCAGCTGATTCTGCTAAAGTTCTTCTTTTTACACCACATACTAATCTCCCTATGATTTATCTTTTATATAAAATATTGTATCGACTAGCTCTTATCCTTGTCTTCATGACTTTTTTATCTATCCCCCCGCTTTCTTATATAATTTCTGTTCTTTGTTTGTCTCCTCTCAAACCTAGAGTGGCAAACTCGCCCCTTTATGTTACCTATAGCTAACTCGAGAGGCAAAGAATGGGTTAGCCAAAGCTAACCCATTAGATTTTATTACTATGTCCAAAATATGTCAAGCCCTATTATAAACAATTCTTCTTAAAACTGCCGAAATAAATTGACCATTTCAATCGCTCCAAGGGCGCAATCATAGCCTTTGTTCCCGGCCTTTGTCCCGGCACGTTCTATGGCCTGCTCAATATTTTCCGTGGTAATCACACCAAACAAGACAGGAATACCAGACTCCAATCCTATATGGGCAACCCCTTTTGACACTTCGTTGCAGACATAATCATAATGGGTCGTGGTCCCTCTGATAACCGCTCCCAAGCAGATGACGGCATCATATTCCCCTGATTTGGCCATTTTGTCGGCCATCAGGGGAATCTCAAAGGCGCCCGGCACCCAAGCTACCTGAATATCCTCCTCCAAAACGCCATGGCGCCGCAGTCCATCCAGCGCCCCCGACAGCAGCTTTGCCACAATAAACTCGTTGAACCGAGCCGCTACAATACCCACCTTGACGTCTTCCGCTACCAGATTTCCTTCTATTACTCTCATCTATTTTCCTCCTTACGTGTTATACAATTAGCATTTTTCTTTGTAATATCTCCACCATACGCGGTCTTCCAGATTTACTGTCTGCCTCTTATTCGGTCTTTTATTTCTTCTCCGTGATAATCAAACAGATGCCCCATTTTTTTTTGCTTCGTTTGCAGATAAAATAAATCATAGTCATTGGCCTCTGCCTGAATGTCCACCCGCTGAGTAATACCGATGCCATATGCGGAAAGCTGCCGCATCTTGTCCGGATTGTTGGTCATCAGCCGTACCTGATCCACCCCCAAATCCTTTAACATCTGTGCTGCCGTGGAATAATCCCGCAGATCTTCCTCAAAACCCAGTGCCAAATTAGCCTCTACCGTATCCATTCCCTGTTCTTGCAAAGCGTAGGCCTTTAACTTGTTCATCAGGCCAATGCCTCGGCCTTCCTGCCGCATGTACAGCAGTACCCCGCAGCCCTCCTCCGCAATCCGCTTCATCGCCGCGTCATATTGCTGGCCGCAGTCACATTTCAGCGACCCCAGAGCATCTCCAGTCAAACACTCGGAATGAACCCGGCACAATATAGAATCCACGCTGTTGATATCCCCTTTAACCAAGGCTAAATGGTGCTCTCCGTTGATTCGATTCACATAGCCGTACGCGGTAAATTCTCCGTAGCGGGTAGGCAGTTTAACTGCCGCCACCTGTTCCACCAGCTGCTCCCGCTTCTGTCTAAATTCTTTTAAAGCTTCGATGGTCACAAATACCAAGCCATGCTCCCGAGCAAATTCTTTCAGAGCGGCGGTGCGCATCATTCCCCCATCATCTCCCATGATCTCGCAGCAGAGACCGCAAGCTTTCAGGCCCGCCAGTTCCATCAAATCCACGGTGGCTTCCGTATGTCCTGGCCGCTCCAACACACCAAAAGGCTTTGACAGAAGGGGAAACATGTGACCCGGTCTTCGGAAATCTGCTGCTTGTACCCCCTCTGTTACGGTCTTCATAGCGGTCACAGACCGCTCTAAGGCAGAAATACCTGTTGCGGTATCCACGTGGTCAATGGAGACGGTAAAGGCCGTCTGGTGGTTATCGGTGTTGGTCTGAACCATCTGCTCCAAGCCCAGCCTGTCAGCCAGCTCTCCGCTCATAGGCATACAGATTAGCCCCTTGCCATAAGTAGCCATAAAATTAACGTTTTCCGGAGTAGCAAATTGAGCAGCACAAATCAGATCGCCTTCATTTTCTCGGTCCTCTGCATCTGTGACCAGAATCAGCTTACCTGCTTGCAGCGCCTCTAATGCTTCTTCAATGGTATTATATTTAAACATATCTCTTTCTCCTGTTCTTATAGTTTTTATGATAATAGGCAGAATAGCCGCGAACCCTTCCACTCCACCATGAAGTGGATTAAAACCCTTGTTCCAACAGCCACTCCCGGCTGATTGGCTGACTGGCTTTCCAGCTTTGCTGCGCTGGGATTCCATCTGCTGCCAGCAGCTTTTCCACGTATTTTCCAATAACATCGTTCTCCAGATTAACTGCCTCTCCAACCTTTCGCTCCAACAGCGTGGTTTCCTGACCGGTGTGAGGAATCAAGGAGACCTGAAAGCTGTCCTTTTCCAACTTTGCTACAGTCAGGCTAACTCCATCGATGGCGATAGAGCCTTTTTCCACCAGATAATACATGATGGCGGGGGGTGCAGAAATCTTAACCCAGGTGGCAATTTCGTCGACAGTCTGGCTGACAATCGTACCGGTACCATCAATGTGACCGGAGACGATATGACCTCCAAATCGGCCTCCTGCGGCCATAGCCCGCTCCAGATTGACGGTGCTCCCCAATTTTAACTGACCCAAAGTACTTCTAAAAAGGGTTTCCCCCATAACATCTGCCTCAAAGGTATTCGGCCCCAGTTCCCGTACCGTCAGACAAACGCCATTTACTGCAACACTGTCTCCCAGCCTTAAATCCTCTAACACCCTGCGCCCTTCTACCTCCAGCGCACAAGAATTTCGCCCCCTGGTGATTCGCCGGACTGTACCTTTTTCTTCAACAATTCCCGTAAACATGGAGTCCCTCCTCTCTTTACTCAAACATGGCCTGCCGCCTTGCTAACCTCCTGCTCAATCAGCAGGTCTTCTCCTAGTAAGGTAACCTTTTTTTTCCTTAAAAGGATACTGTCCGTCGGGCAATCCCGCCCCAGCCCTTCCACCGGTGTCAAAGCATTTCGCCCGCCTAAAATCTTTGGTGCGATATAAGCGTAGATATAATCCACCAATCCGCTGTTGAGGGCTTGGTAATTCAAGGTTCCGCCGCCTTCCAGCAGGACACTGTCTATTTCATTTTCCCCTAAGCGTTTCATTAGAGCGGCCAAGTCTACTCGTCCATCGCTCCCCGGCAGATACCACAGGGTGCAGCCTGCACGCCGAAGGGCTTCGGATTTTTCTTTGTCGTCAGAAGCCGTGGCCACATAGGTTTCAATGTCTCCGGCGGTAACTGCAATCTGGGAATCCAGCGGCAGCCTCAGCTGGCTGTCACAGATAATCCGCTTGGGATTTTTCGTATTTGGCAGACGACAGTCCAACCGCGGGTTGTCAGCCAGCACCGTCCCAATGCCCACCAAGATGGACGCATATCGATGGCGCAGCTGATGTACGTGCTCCCTGGCCACCGGGCCTGTAATCCACCGGGACAGGCCGGTGTGCGCCGCTATTTTTCCGTCCATGGTCATGGCGTATTTCATGGCCACAAATGGTTGCTTTTTCACAGCGTAATAAAAAAATACACGGTTTAGCTGCCTGCATTCCTTTTGTAAAATGCCTGAGGTAACCTGAATTCCTGCTTTCTGGAGAATAGAAGCACCCTTTCCAGCCACCAGGGGATTGGGATCTTCGGTGCCGATGACCACTCGGGCGATACGGCTTTCTAGAATTGCCTCTGTACAAGGAGGTGTTCTGCCGTAGTGGCAGCAAGGTTCTAAATTTACGTATAAGGTAGCTCCAGCAGGATCCTCCTTGCAGGCCGCCAGGGCCACCCGCTCTCCGTGGGGCAGCCCCGCCCGCTCATGGAAGCCCTGTCCAATAATTTGCCCATCCTTGACGATAACCGCCCCCACCATGGGATTCGGACTGGTCCAGCCTTCTGCCTTTGCCGCCAGTTCCAGCGCCAGCCTCATATAGCCTTCATCGTTTTCCATCTGACTCAATTTGCCCCCTCCTGCCAAAACTGCAATAAAAATACCCTAGAGAATTCTCCAGGGTATCTTGTAGATGAAGTAAGCTACCGAACCTTTGCTGCTGCAACAGCCTACACAAAAACAGATTGCAGAAGCAGCTCCGCTTCTCAGCTGCAATAAAAAACTCCGAAATGAAAAACATTTCAGAGCACTGTAAACAAACGCTGATAACTTGCGTATATCTTCTTTCATCCAGACTATACTGTCGGTATGGGAATCTAACCCATTCTGCCTGTCGGCTCGCGGACTCGTAGCACCTTCGCTCATTACCGCCGGTGAGGATTTTCACCTCGCCCTGAAGATTCTTATTTAATTTTCTTTAACACATTAAATTCTATCGCTTTTTACATTCAGTAAAAATATGATATACACACCATATCACATCAAAAGTTATTTTGCAATATACATTTTACATTTTCTCTCCTCCCTATATGACCTAAACTTGTTTCAGCTATGTCTGCCTTACCAACTCTGACAATAGTTGCATGCCGCTAATTTTTATATTTTCTACCTTCCTGTGCAAACTATAGTAGAAAGGATGGTGATTTTATGTTAAATGCTGATTCTCCTGTCAATAAAGATGCTTTCACCAAGAATGCTTTTGCAAATCTTAGTGCATCAAGTCATTCGGAGATTACTGCATTGGAACAGAAACTTCAGGAAAGTTCTGGAGAAAAGGTTGTTCTGATTGCATATCATATGTAAGATATTTGGCATCAGTAAATATTTGCTGATGCCAAGTTTTTTAGAGCCTCTCAGAGGCTTTTTTATTATAGTCGATTAATTCCCAGCCGCCGAGCTTCTTCCTCAACGGCACGAGCCACCGCCTGCGCTACCCTGTCATCGAAAGGATCCGGTATAATGTATTCCGGGCATAGTTCATCTGTTGAAATAACACCCGCTATAGCCTGCGCCGCTGCCATCTTCATGCTGTCTGTAATATCTGTGGCCCTTACTGCCAAAGCACCTTTAAACACGCCTGGAAATACCAGCACGTTGTTAATCTGATTCGGAAAATCGCTTCTTCCGGTACCCACAATGTATGCGCCCGCTTCCAGAGCCTCTTCTGGCATGATCTCCGGCGTCGGATTCGCCATCGCTAAAATAATCGGCTTTGTCTTCATGGAACGAACCATTTCCTGGCTGACCAATCCGCCTTTGGAAACCCCCACGAAAACATCGGCCCCCTTCATGGCATCTGCTAAGCTGCCTGTTTTTTTCTCTCGATTGGTAAGTCTGGCGATTTCCCCTTTGGCTCCTTCCTCTGGGGTAATGCCTTGACAGAGTATTCCTTTGCTGTCGCACACGATGATATCCCGAAATCCAGCATCTAACAACAGTTTTGTAATAGATATGCCGGCAGCTCCCGCCCCGTTCATAACAATGCTCAGGTCTCGCGGCTCCTGCCCTTTTAACTTGACTGCATTTATCAGCGCTGCGGTCACTACGATGGCTGTACCGTGCTGATCATCGTGAAACACGGGGATATCGCATAATTCTTTTAAGCGTCTTTCCACTTCAAAGCAGGCAGGTGCACCGATATCTTCCAAATTAATACCCCCAAAGCTTTTTGAGATTTTATAGATGACTTGCACCAGCTCATCCACATCCTTAGTATCTACGCAAAGGGGGAAGGCATCTACACCAGCAAACTCTTTAAATAGCACACACTTTCCTTCCATAACCGGCATACCAGCACTGGGACCGATATCTCCCAGTCCCAGAACTGCCGTGCCGTTTGTAATGACGGCTACCAAATTCGATTTTCTAGTGTAGTCATAAGCTTTGCTCTCATTTTTTTGAATCTCTAAGCAAGGCGCTGCCACCCCCGGCGTATAAGCCACCGCCAAATCCTCTCGGCTGGCTACTTTGGCTCTCGAAATAACTTCAATCTTTCCGCCCCACTCCTTATGAGCTTTTAAAGCATATTGTCCGTTGTCCATGTTGTTTCTTTCTCCCTTACTCTGTTGCAAACTGCGGCATAAAGCGGCTTTCATCCAAAATTCGATCTAACTGATTCTTACTGACTCCACAGGCCAAGGCTCCTTCCAGAATCGGTGTACCCTCTTCCATGAAGTCTTTTGCTATTTGCGCAGCCTTCTTATATCCAATCACCGGACAAAGGGCTGTGACAAATCCGGTAGAGTGGTAGAGCAGGTCCTCACACGTCTGCCGATTGGCAGCAATATCCTTCACGCAGTTGTGAACAAAAGTGTCAATGCCATTTATCATTAAAGTCATGGATTCAAATATTCGGTTAAATACCACTGGCTCAAAAGCATTCAGCTCTAGCTGACCGCCCTCACAGGCCATGGACACCGTTACATCGTTGCCGATAACCGCAAAAGCACACTGGTTCAGTACCTCTGGGATAACCGGATTGATTTTTCCCGGCATGATGGAGGAGCCGTTTTGCTTAGCTGGAATTGTAATTTCTCCCAGTCCGGCTTTCGGTCCTGAATTCATCAAGCGGATGTCGTTTGCCATCTTGGATAAACTGATGGCACTGGTTTTCAACGCAGAAGATACCACAGAAAATCCGTCAATATTCTGAGTCCCATCCACCATATCTTCACAAGGCTTCAAGGGCAGACCGCTGACTTCGCTTAAGGCCGACACAATATGTTTCTCATAATACTCGGAAGCATTAATGCCAGTCCCTATAGCCGTGGCCCCCATATTGATAAAGAGCAGTTCTTTAATGGCATTCTGAATGCGGCTTCTGTCCCTCTTAACCACCGTGGCGTAGGCATGGAATTCCTGGCCCAAGGTGATGGGTACAGCATCCATCAGCTGCGTTCTGCCTATTTTTAATACATCCTTAAACTCTCTGCTCTTGGCCATCAGGGCTTCGTAAAGTTCATTTAACTTATCTAGGAGCTCTAAGCCGGTCCGGTACAAGGAAATCTTTAAGGACGTAGGATATACGTCATTGGTGGACTGTGCCTTGTTCACATGGTCATTTGGATGGCAGTATTGATATTCGCCTTTCTCCCTGCCCAGAAGGCCCAAGGCGATATTAGCGATTACTTCATTAGCATTCATATTGGTAGAGGTTCCCGCTCCACCCTGAATCTGATCGACAATAAACTGGTCGTGAAAACGGCCATTTAGAATTTCATCACAGGCCTCTGCAATGGCCTGTGCAACTTCTCTGTCCAGTCCCCCCGCCTTAGCGTTGGTCACAGCACAAGCCTTCTTAATCTCCGCCAAGGAACGGATCTGCACCGCTGGAATGGACTTCCCAGTCATATTAAAATTTTCCTTTGCCCGCAGGGACTGCACCCCATAATAAGCTTCTGCTGGTACCTTTTTCCTGCCTACTGAATCTGTTTCAAAACGAAAGTCCATGGCTTTCCTCCACCTTTCTTTTCTTGTACTTTGTCGTACATTTCTTTGACATTGCCTGAGCTGCATGTTGTTGCTCTACCTGGGCTGAATCTGTTGACTATTTGTTGCCTATATTCTATAATACAGAGGTAATATATTCAAATACTTATATCATTATATGTATTATATCCTTTTTATTATAACGTTAAGGAGTACCGATGTTTGCCAAGAAAGATTTAATCTACGCCGTCTACAAGGAAAAAAGCTTTTCAAAGGCGGCAGAAAGCCTGTTTATTTCCCAGCCTTCCCTGAGTGCCATGATTAAGAAGGTCGAATCCAAGGTAGGGGAACCCATCTTTGACCGCAGTACCAACCCCATCCAACTGACGGAAATCGGCAAGAAATACATCGCTTGCTGTGAAGCGATCGCCAAGACCGAAGATACCTTTGCTAATTATTTAAATGACACATATGAGCTAAAAACTGGCTCCCTGGCCCTTGGCAGCAATCACCTTTTTATGGCCAACGTCCTGCCCAAATTTATCGAAATATTTGTCGGGCGATATCCCTATATTGATTTAAATCTGGTAGATTCCCATAGTCACGATTTGGAGAAAAAGCTATTGGACGGGGAATTGGATTTAATCATTGACAATAAAGAACTAAATCCCTCTATTTATGAAAAATTCTTTTTAGGCACTGAATTCCTACTATTAGCTGTTCCCAGAAAATTAGAAATAAATCAAGGCTTAGAGAAATATCAACTCTCCTATAAAGATATCCTTAAAAACCGACACATCGACGATGACCAGGTGCTGTCCACACCTCTGTCCTTCTTTGCCCACACGCCTTTTGTGCTCATGCCAGAAGGAAACGATACCCGGACTCGGACGAACAACATCTTTCTTCGCCAGTCCATCAAGCCCAACTTGCTCTTCCAGCTGAATCAGCTGGCCACCGTGTATACCATTATTTCCATCGGTCTTGGCAGTTCCTTTATCAGTGATACGCTGATTAAGCAGTCTCCCGCCATGCAGACTCAACTGGTCTTTTACAAGGTCGACGACCCAGATACCAAACGAAAGGTGTTCTTCCATGCTAAAAAGAATCGCTACATGACAAAGGCCATGGAAGAGTTTATCGCGATCAGTAAAAAATACAGCCCCCTGTCCAGTCTTACAGAATGAGCAGGGTCCAGAAATATGCTCTTAGCATATTTTCTACATAAAAAAACGCAGCAGTCTAAAACTGCTGCGCCCTGCGGTCTTCTTTGCAAAAACTCCCCTAAGTTTACTTTTTCACCTAAGCCATCATCTCTATATTTCTGTCATAAACATGCGGGCAACCCCCAGCTCCAAAGGATCTTTGGCCTTATATTCCACCGTGTTACTACCTGTCTGTCTAGCTCCCGGATACCAAGAGGCCCTTCTGGCATGCTGGTGTT
The genomic region above belongs to Aminipila butyrica and contains:
- a CDS encoding S8 family peptidase, whose protein sequence is MWCKKKNFSRISWMLIICIGFVTLFSSMPETAYADEGNEENLCEKYGIDESFEGELIVKYETVKSQGILNRLFFSADEVDAEEVILCEVGSDEDVNETIEDLEKDGQIEYIEPNLILEICEDNEEPETDTLKDKYIDYQWALKDINAFEAWDKIGDTPGEAVVAVLDTGVDYSHPDLDSKILEGKNFVKERKDGSHYPNNYGIMDDNGHGTFASGVITATYNNGIGVSGLAGNLDVKVLAVKVMNDDGEGNVFEISEGIRYAADQQADIISLSLGGEGYSQTMANAVKYAQDNGVLVVAAAGNDGKDGSNFYPAAYSGVLTVGAVGPDDSIAAFSNYGQELDIMAPGVQIYSTSIAKEAAFGNEEDGYYAQFNGTSFSCPYTAGVAAVYKIIHPEANADAIKEALLQTAVDLEDDGWDEKTGYGKLDMYAATNPATNIESVIKIDGLKRNDYLKGEVQIKANILNEQEEIDQVKFYLDNMDEQSLIGIAETEDYSRFSMEWDTRNFENGTHELIAAAFKDGELKQKDTLTIQVINEVKSGILLKVKDPDGNASVNAFVNVYVKDVEHQDYDRVYTGKTNQLGIARISGTLGKDLSNIYVVITGTFDCEEVKSGSALFIYQEQLEGPGEFEITGENTQPVKFGTFNKGGNELFNVAYYATVVDQEGINIGITNELNPNKEAAPVVYAEEGKYDFFSYSQKDQETYFLTQWSKRISKSESAQTLVFDGSKTGQVHLVTGDETKVQSGIVYLYNDKTNASLGMKLGGKNIYVSSDTYRYKIDAEVKDPQNGEDWIYTFDSGKKGIAIPENQIAEVKVGGGLKISNFDLSYEAVEEHVLEANKTYNKDKIQMIEDGNKTVVRFPIGYELFQTLNRFADNYGNYLTGISRGSLTGASVAHYGQAVAPQEEEDEEDESKVLFPRFRVLDENKEWIYPIYWDLLGGHEDGERSKNFFEFTFWDIMSLDGKTGDYELQLSLEKNALCEEKLSKKIDVRLYDEGLHKILSYDPQHITEHVNEDSNLTVPYMYLFSLRDSQETDAVSSATAKEDNPMGDGEVDAVDCNPAKTKGPYWEQTYGAWGRQYQNEDDFGTIALDSSIKLSKEKDGNLAIIRYTLSDGDSYVYLFRQFTDFQDLGTEIRLDELNLKKVTMADLNVGGTKLDHMQSNSNIIFKAKVGEDVLPVRMPVFTEDVWVEPGQYSFDGQYITHPDSKGNQTNYYVVEKDVDVQQNQEINFDVSKNATIILEPETTGYKKWKGAALLPFSDYSHSFKVEDTQGSIYSIPADIYYDSVNVVLGLADSEKTSYVWNYLFQMPETLKLAAGEEYHLKVGGSFKPMVELKKDTYSSQEKLTGYSAVMDQFGNRLLSTRVSADHEWFDVNRQVAKQDYEIQHDTTDNANIVYPYMRLYKQENSGEKLMYNESKAQYYHSFEELLSGLSVGSYRAEIAFAGSPNGQVKTAAEDGLFVIAENKSSGGKGGGSKGSSVIKETEKETPEKEKTEAEVIKQNLEKQNIKVISTPTVVKKQAKELYEDVSLTLNTELDKEKACAISYDIAKNSYSFVPAIFEMVDGKWHVKMKITSDSQIFVVEHDKTFKDVSDHWAKEEIEKMASKFIVNGVKEDTFLPDKQVTRAEFVSMLVRALNLRENSTSLGFKDIASDSWYKETVETGVKYGLIKGYEDNSFRPNEAITRAEMAVIVERAMKLAGKDPQQYDYDQTLNVFNDENQISSWSKNSVSTMVSTGITTGRANGQYAPDENTTRAETTIVLYRLMRYIEFI
- the ribH gene encoding 6,7-dimethyl-8-ribityllumazine synthase, with protein sequence MRVIEGNLVAEDVKVGIVAARFNEFIVAKLLSGALDGLRRHGVLEEDIQVAWVPGAFEIPLMADKMAKSGEYDAVICLGAVIRGTTTHYDYVCNEVSKGVAHIGLESGIPVLFGVITTENIEQAIERAGTKAGNKGYDCALGAIEMVNLFRQF
- a CDS encoding bifunctional 3,4-dihydroxy-2-butanone-4-phosphate synthase/GTP cyclohydrolase II, with protein sequence MFKYNTIEEALEALQAGKLILVTDAEDRENEGDLICAAQFATPENVNFMATYGKGLICMPMSGELADRLGLEQMVQTNTDNHQTAFTVSIDHVDTATGISALERSVTAMKTVTEGVQAADFRRPGHMFPLLSKPFGVLERPGHTEATVDLMELAGLKACGLCCEIMGDDGGMMRTAALKEFAREHGLVFVTIEALKEFRQKREQLVEQVAAVKLPTRYGEFTAYGYVNRINGEHHLALVKGDINSVDSILCRVHSECLTGDALGSLKCDCGQQYDAAMKRIAEEGCGVLLYMRQEGRGIGLMNKLKAYALQEQGMDTVEANLALGFEEDLRDYSTAAQMLKDLGVDQVRLMTNNPDKMRQLSAYGIGITQRVDIQAEANDYDLFYLQTKQKKMGHLFDYHGEEIKDRIRGRQ
- a CDS encoding riboflavin synthase; this translates as MFTGIVEEKGTVRRITRGRNSCALEVEGRRVLEDLRLGDSVAVNGVCLTVRELGPNTFEADVMGETLFRSTLGQLKLGSTVNLERAMAAGGRFGGHIVSGHIDGTGTIVSQTVDEIATWVKISAPPAIMYYLVEKGSIAIDGVSLTVAKLEKDSFQVSLIPHTGQETTLLERKVGEAVNLENDVIGKYVEKLLAADGIPAQQSWKASQPISREWLLEQGF
- the ribD gene encoding bifunctional diaminohydroxyphosphoribosylaminopyrimidine deaminase/5-amino-6-(5-phosphoribosylamino)uracil reductase RibD, coding for MENDEGYMRLALELAAKAEGWTSPNPMVGAVIVKDGQIIGQGFHERAGLPHGERVALAACKEDPAGATLYVNLEPCCHYGRTPPCTEAILESRIARVVIGTEDPNPLVAGKGASILQKAGIQVTSGILQKECRQLNRVFFYYAVKKQPFVAMKYAMTMDGKIAAHTGLSRWITGPVAREHVHQLRHRYASILVGIGTVLADNPRLDCRLPNTKNPKRIICDSQLRLPLDSQIAVTAGDIETYVATASDDKEKSEALRRAGCTLWYLPGSDGRVDLAALMKRLGENEIDSVLLEGGGTLNYQALNSGLVDYIYAYIAPKILGGRNALTPVEGLGRDCPTDSILLRKKKVTLLGEDLLIEQEVSKAAGHV
- a CDS encoding NAD(P)-dependent malic enzyme; this translates as MDNGQYALKAHKEWGGKIEVISRAKVASREDLAVAYTPGVAAPCLEIQKNESKAYDYTRKSNLVAVITNGTAVLGLGDIGPSAGMPVMEGKCVLFKEFAGVDAFPLCVDTKDVDELVQVIYKISKSFGGINLEDIGAPACFEVERRLKELCDIPVFHDDQHGTAIVVTAALINAVKLKGQEPRDLSIVMNGAGAAGISITKLLLDAGFRDIIVCDSKGILCQGITPEEGAKGEIARLTNREKKTGSLADAMKGADVFVGVSKGGLVSQEMVRSMKTKPIILAMANPTPEIMPEEALEAGAYIVGTGRSDFPNQINNVLVFPGVFKGALAVRATDITDSMKMAAAQAIAGVISTDELCPEYIIPDPFDDRVAQAVARAVEEEARRLGINRL
- a CDS encoding aspartate ammonia-lyase, with translation MDFRFETDSVGRKKVPAEAYYGVQSLRAKENFNMTGKSIPAVQIRSLAEIKKACAVTNAKAGGLDREVAQAIAEACDEILNGRFHDQFIVDQIQGGAGTSTNMNANEVIANIALGLLGREKGEYQYCHPNDHVNKAQSTNDVYPTSLKISLYRTGLELLDKLNELYEALMAKSREFKDVLKIGRTQLMDAVPITLGQEFHAYATVVKRDRSRIQNAIKELLFINMGATAIGTGINASEYYEKHIVSALSEVSGLPLKPCEDMVDGTQNIDGFSVVSSALKTSAISLSKMANDIRLMNSGPKAGLGEITIPAKQNGSSIMPGKINPVIPEVLNQCAFAVIGNDVTVSMACEGGQLELNAFEPVVFNRIFESMTLMINGIDTFVHNCVKDIAANRQTCEDLLYHSTGFVTALCPVIGYKKAAQIAKDFMEEGTPILEGALACGVSKNQLDRILDESRFMPQFATE